DNA from Brevibacterium sp. 'Marine':
CCGGACCTCGGCGAGCACACCGACGAAGTGCTGTCATGGCTGGGGCTGGCACCGGAGCAGAATGCATCTCCGGACTTAGACCACGACAGCGGCGAGGACTGAACGCCGAAACCACTACCGTCGGAGACGTCCCAGGTCTACTCTTGAGCCATGGGCGAGCTGAGGTACTCGATCAACGTCACCGTCGACGGCTGCTGCGATCATCGCGTGGGGGTCATCAGCGACGACTTCCACCGCCACCATGCCAACAATCTCAAGCGTGCCGACGGCCTGATCTTCGGTCGCATCACCTACCAGATGATGGAAGACGCCTGGCGTCGGCCCGAGGGTGACACGACCCCGGAAGCCGAACTCGACCCGTTCGTCGCGGCCATCGACCCGGCCCGCAAATTTGTCGTCTCGAGCACCTTGGAGCGCGTCGACTGGAACTCCGAACTCATTCGCGGCGACCTCGCCACCGCTGTCCGCGAGCTCAAGGAGCAATCCGAGACGGGACTCGCGGTCGGGGGAGTGACGCTGCCGCTCGCGCTCGCCGAACTCGGCCTCATCGACGAGTTCGAATTCATCATCCATCCCTGCATCGCCGGTCACGGTCCCTACCTCTTCGCCGGACTGAGCGACATCGTCAACCTCGAACTCGTCGATCGCAGTGAACTCGAAGCAGGTCACGCGATCCAGACATACCGGCCGAAGACCAAGGCTTCCCGATAAACGGGACTGGGCACAGGCAATTCTCATTGCCCTCTCACATGCCGAACAAACTCTGTTTCGCGCGCAGAGAGCCATGTATAACGAATGTGACGCCGCACACTGGAGCGCGGCGACGATTCGTTTCCCGCTATTCGGGAACATGCGTGAAGGAGTCCCATGGTCCGGCCAACAACCGTTGACATCCTCGACACCACTCTGCGCGACGGGCTGCAGATCGAAAAGGCGATCGTGCCCACCGATGCCAAGGTCGCCCTGGCCGAAAAGCTCATCGGCGCAGGCCTCAACCACATCGAGGTCGGCTCCTTCGTCAATCCGAAGAAGGTCCCGCAGATGGCCGACACCGACGAGCTGCTGCGCCGCCTGGCTCCGCACCAAGACAACGGAGTCGAGTTCTACACCCTCGTCTTCAACCTCAAGGGCGCCCAGCGGGCCGTCGACGCAGGCGCGAAGAACATCAAACTTGTCCTCTCGGCCTCCGAAGGACACTCGAAAGCGAACTCCGACGCCTCCATCGCCGAGGCGTCCGACCGCCTCATGGACGCCGCCGACTTCGCCCGTGACCAGGGGCTTCGCTTCGACATCACGACCGCAGTGAGCTTCATCTGCCCCTTCGACGGCATCACCGAGCCTGGCCACCTCGTCGAGGTCCTCCGCCCCTTCGTCGACGCCGGAGCACACGGAATCGGGGTGGCCGACACCATCGGCAACGCCAGCCCATCGCTGGTCCGCCGCAACACCTCGGCGGTCCTCGCCGCTTTCCCGGGCAAACCCGTCAACCTCCACCTCCACGACACCTACAACTTCGGCATGGCCAACGTCGCCGCCGCCCTCGACCTGGGGATTTCGAACTTCGACGCCGCGATGGGCGGACTCGGCGGCTGCCCCTTCGCCCCTGGTGCTGCCGGCAACATCGGCACCGACGACCTCGTCCACCTCCTCCACCGCGAAGGTGTGGCCACCGGCGTCGACGTCGAGGCGCTCACCGAGGTGCGCGACCCCCTCATCGCCGCCGTCGGCCACGACCTGACCTCGAGCCTGTCGGACATCCCCGCGACCCCCGCGGTCTTCGACGACCGGTTCGCGGCC
Protein-coding regions in this window:
- a CDS encoding hydroxymethylglutaryl-CoA lyase; translation: MVRPTTVDILDTTLRDGLQIEKAIVPTDAKVALAEKLIGAGLNHIEVGSFVNPKKVPQMADTDELLRRLAPHQDNGVEFYTLVFNLKGAQRAVDAGAKNIKLVLSASEGHSKANSDASIAEASDRLMDAADFARDQGLRFDITTAVSFICPFDGITEPGHLVEVLRPFVDAGAHGIGVADTIGNASPSLVRRNTSAVLAAFPGKPVNLHLHDTYNFGMANVAAALDLGISNFDAAMGGLGGCPFAPGAAGNIGTDDLVHLLHREGVATGVDVEALTEVRDPLIAAVGHDLTSSLSDIPATPAVFDDRFAAASARA
- a CDS encoding dihydrofolate reductase family protein, whose translation is MGELRYSINVTVDGCCDHRVGVISDDFHRHHANNLKRADGLIFGRITYQMMEDAWRRPEGDTTPEAELDPFVAAIDPARKFVVSSTLERVDWNSELIRGDLATAVRELKEQSETGLAVGGVTLPLALAELGLIDEFEFIIHPCIAGHGPYLFAGLSDIVNLELVDRSELEAGHAIQTYRPKTKASR